The Enterobacter asburiae genome window below encodes:
- a CDS encoding AraC family transcriptional regulator, with translation MIGLGLDGYDPDSQHDAAVAFRIRVVAEEQYIPRHHHRKGQLILALGGAITCEVENAMLMVPPQYAVWIPGQMPHSNRATPGAQLYFLFIEPGAASLPDRCCTLKISPLVRELILSLAEKSREQLSLTATSRLVHVLFDELPLQRQEHLQLPVSPHPKIRLMSEKMAEEPAAWQTLTQWASHFAMSERSLARLVVKETGLSFRRWRHQLQLIVALQHLIGGKSVQQVAQSLGYDSTTAFITMFRKGLGQTPARYMASLTTTSQ, from the coding sequence ATGATTGGTCTGGGACTGGACGGCTATGATCCCGATAGCCAGCACGATGCGGCCGTCGCGTTTCGCATCCGCGTGGTGGCGGAAGAACAGTATATTCCCCGACATCATCACCGTAAGGGGCAGCTGATTCTCGCCCTCGGCGGCGCCATCACCTGCGAAGTGGAAAATGCCATGCTGATGGTTCCACCCCAGTACGCCGTCTGGATCCCTGGCCAAATGCCGCACAGCAACAGGGCCACGCCGGGCGCGCAGCTCTACTTTTTGTTCATTGAACCGGGTGCGGCAAGCTTGCCCGACCGCTGCTGCACCCTAAAAATCTCCCCTCTGGTGCGGGAGCTGATTTTATCCCTGGCGGAAAAATCGCGTGAACAGCTCTCTCTTACGGCCACATCGCGCCTGGTGCACGTTCTGTTTGACGAGCTGCCGCTCCAGCGTCAGGAGCATCTGCAGCTGCCCGTCTCCCCCCATCCAAAAATTCGGCTGATGAGCGAGAAAATGGCGGAAGAGCCTGCCGCATGGCAGACGCTGACGCAGTGGGCGAGCCACTTTGCCATGAGCGAACGCAGCCTGGCGCGGCTGGTGGTGAAAGAGACCGGCTTAAGCTTTCGCCGCTGGCGCCACCAGCTGCAGCTGATCGTGGCGTTACAGCATTTGATCGGTGGGAAATCGGTACAGCAGGTGGCACAGTCACTCGGCTATGACTCTACCACCGCGTTTATCACCATGTTCAGGAAGGGACTGGGCCAGACGCCGGCGCGTTATATGGCCAGCCTGACTACGACTTCCCAATAA
- a CDS encoding DUF441 domain-containing protein: MFDPTLLILLALAALGFVSHNTTVAISILVLIIIRVTPLNTFFPWIEKQGLTIGIIILTIGVMAPIASGTLPASTLLHSFVNWKSLVAIAVGIFVSWLGGRGVTLMSSQPSLVAGLLVGTVLGVALFRGVPVGPLIAAGLVSLFIGKS, encoded by the coding sequence ATGTTTGACCCTACTCTGCTCATTCTTCTGGCACTCGCCGCGCTCGGCTTTGTCAGCCATAACACCACCGTCGCCATCTCGATTCTGGTGCTGATTATTATTCGCGTGACCCCGTTAAATACCTTTTTCCCGTGGATAGAAAAACAAGGCCTCACCATTGGGATCATCATTTTAACCATCGGGGTAATGGCGCCCATCGCCAGCGGCACGCTTCCCGCCTCAACCCTGCTGCACTCGTTTGTAAACTGGAAATCACTGGTGGCGATCGCGGTGGGGATTTTTGTTTCGTGGCTGGGCGGGCGCGGCGTTACGCTGATGAGCAGCCAGCCCTCGCTGGTGGCGGGTCTGCTGGTGGGCACCGTGCTGGGGGTGGCGCTCTTTCGCGGCGTTCCGGTGGGGCCGCTGATTGCGGCGGGCCTTGTCTCTCTGTTTATTGGGAAGTCGTAG
- the yoaI gene encoding small membrane protein YoaI, translating into MNDHMFVETLIISSSFFAIAVILVASVMFLERKG; encoded by the coding sequence ATGAACGATCACATGTTTGTTGAAACGCTGATTATCTCCTCATCGTTTTTCGCTATTGCCGTTATTCTCGTCGCCTCCGTGATGTTCCTGGAAAGAAAAGGCTGA
- a CDS encoding YbaK/prolyl-tRNA synthetase associated domain-containing protein, with protein sequence MTDDVIGAGTHQQLITLLTEQGARFRVMEHEAVGKCEAVSEIRGTDLRQGAKALVCKVKGNGVKKHVLAILAADLQADLSQLASHFGGLKASLASPAEVDTLTACVFGAIPPFSFHPDLALVADPLLFERFDEIAFNAGLLEKSVIMDTQDYLRIARPELVNFHKA encoded by the coding sequence ATGACTGACGACGTTATTGGGGCAGGAACCCACCAGCAGCTGATTACCTTACTCACAGAGCAGGGCGCGCGGTTTCGCGTCATGGAGCACGAGGCGGTCGGGAAATGTGAAGCGGTAAGTGAAATTCGCGGGACCGATCTGCGGCAAGGCGCAAAGGCCCTGGTCTGCAAGGTGAAGGGAAACGGCGTAAAAAAACACGTTCTGGCGATCCTCGCCGCCGACCTGCAGGCCGACCTGAGCCAGCTTGCCAGCCATTTTGGCGGGCTGAAGGCCTCCCTCGCCAGCCCGGCGGAGGTCGATACCCTGACCGCCTGCGTTTTCGGCGCGATCCCGCCCTTTAGCTTCCATCCTGATTTGGCACTGGTTGCCGACCCGCTGCTGTTCGAGCGTTTTGATGAAATCGCGTTTAATGCCGGCCTGCTGGAGAAATCCGTGATTATGGATACCCAGGATTACCTGCGCATCGCCCGTCCTGAGCTTGTGAACTTCCATAAAGCGTAA
- a CDS encoding YeaH/YhbH family protein, producing the protein MTWFIDRRLNGKNKSTVNRQRFLRRYKAQIKQSISEAINKRSVTDVDSGESVSIPTDDISEPMFHQGRGGLRHRVHPGNDHFVQNDRIERPQGGGGGSGSGQGQASQDGEGQDEFVFQISKDEYLDLLFEDLALPNLKKNQHRQLNEYKTHRAGYTANGVPANISVVRSLQNSLARRTAMTAGKRRELRELESSLKVVENTEPAQLLEEERLRKEIAELRAKIERVPFIDTFDLRYKNYEKRPEPSSQAVMFCLMDVSGSMDQATKDMAKRFYILLYLFLSRTYKNVEVVYIRHHTQAKEVDEHEFFYSQETGGTIVSSALKLMDEVVKERYDPSQWNIYAAQASDGDNWADDSPLCHEILAKKILPVVRYYSYIEITRRAHQTLWREYEHLQAMFDNFAMQHIRDQDDIYPVFRELFHKQSATSNA; encoded by the coding sequence ATGACCTGGTTTATTGACCGGCGTCTTAACGGCAAAAACAAGAGCACGGTGAACCGCCAGCGCTTCTTGCGTCGTTATAAAGCGCAAATTAAACAGTCTATCTCCGAGGCCATCAATAAACGCTCGGTGACCGACGTCGACAGCGGCGAATCTGTCTCCATCCCCACCGATGACATCAGCGAACCGATGTTTCATCAGGGGCGAGGCGGCCTGCGCCATCGCGTACACCCAGGTAATGACCACTTCGTTCAGAACGACAGAATTGAGCGTCCTCAGGGCGGCGGCGGTGGTTCAGGAAGCGGTCAGGGACAGGCCAGCCAGGACGGTGAAGGTCAGGACGAATTTGTCTTCCAGATTTCGAAAGATGAGTATCTCGACCTGCTGTTTGAAGACCTGGCGCTGCCGAATCTGAAAAAGAATCAGCATCGTCAGCTTAATGAATATAAAACCCATCGCGCGGGCTACACCGCCAACGGCGTGCCCGCCAATATCAGCGTCGTGCGTTCGTTGCAGAATTCACTGGCGCGACGAACGGCCATGACGGCGGGCAAACGGCGCGAACTGCGCGAGCTGGAGAGCAGCCTGAAGGTCGTGGAGAACACGGAACCGGCGCAACTGCTGGAAGAAGAGCGCCTGCGTAAAGAGATTGCGGAACTTAGAGCGAAGATTGAACGGGTACCGTTTATCGATACCTTTGACCTGCGCTACAAGAATTACGAAAAACGCCCTGAGCCCTCCAGCCAGGCGGTGATGTTCTGTCTGATGGACGTGTCCGGCTCGATGGACCAGGCCACCAAGGATATGGCGAAGCGTTTTTATATTCTGCTCTACCTGTTCCTGAGCAGAACCTATAAGAACGTGGAGGTGGTTTATATTCGTCACCATACTCAGGCGAAAGAAGTAGATGAACATGAGTTCTTCTACTCGCAGGAGACCGGCGGGACCATCGTATCAAGTGCCCTGAAGCTGATGGATGAAGTGGTCAAAGAGCGTTACGACCCGTCGCAGTGGAACATTTATGCCGCGCAGGCGTCCGATGGCGACAACTGGGCCGACGACTCACCGCTGTGTCACGAGATTCTGGCGAAGAAAATTCTGCCGGTGGTGCGTTACTACAGCTATATCGAAATTACCCGTCGCGCGCACCAGACCCTGTGGCGGGAGTATGAACATCTGCAAGCAATGTTCGATAATTTTGCCATGCAGCATATCCGTGACCAGGATGATATTTATCCGGTGTTCAGGGAGCTGTTCCACAAGCAATCTGCTACCAGCAACGCATAA